TTTGGAACTGCAATATGAAGCCTTACTCGTTCAGATTTTGATGTAGGAAAAATAACTGAACTAAATTTCAACTCAGACAAATCAATAGATTCCCATTGTTTGCTAAGCAAAACACCATTGTATTTTTTGTTGTTTATTTTATCAAAAACACTGAGAGAATCACCAGGATTTAAATGTCGTACTTTTCTAGGTTCAAAAAGAGCTTCTACACGTAATGATTCACAATTCACAAGTGTTAATAGGCTTGTACCTTTTGAAACTTCTTTGCCAGAATTAGCCTTTCGCGCTAATACTAAACCAGTAAAGTTAGGTGCAAACTTGAATGAATTTCTAGATTTGATTTGCATAATTTCTCTATTTTTAATATTTAGTTCATCGTTTAACTCATAGAGAGAAAGTCTATGATTACTTATTTGAAGATCATGTTGAGACAGTGACTTGGCAGAAATTGGAAGTTTGCCAGTAGAATCTGCTAAATATATTGAAGATGATGCCAATTGCATTTTAAGTTTATTTTCTAATCTCTTTTGATATTCTAATTCGGATTTTAAAGTATTGTAGGCGGAATCATTAGTTAGTCGGTCTGATAACGATATTGCATCTTTATTAGTTTCAAAATCAATCAATTCTTTTAGTGACTTGTGTTTAAGGAAATCATTTTCAAGTGAAATTATCAGTGATTTTGTCTTATGCAAATCATCCTTTATTGAACTAATACTAGATTCAATAAGAAATGAAAGCTCAGGCTGAAGTCTATCAAT
The Synechococcus sp. CC9311 DNA segment above includes these coding regions:
- a CDS encoding HlyD family secretion protein, producing MNTDSTHNQNISKENKKSIRKIIVESPIFRNLSRRKLISFISLFGGITAFSFLFVEDTSLRAYITGDVTEVVSPLDGMVSRSTVQTGQLVSANELLIEINGSKRSKDLLETTILERDTILTKIDRLQPELSFLIESSISSIKDDLHKTKSLIISLENDFLKHKSLKELIDFETNKDAISLSDRLTNDSAYNTLKSELEYQKRLENKLKMQLASSSIYLADSTGKLPISAKSLSQHDLQISNHRLSLYELNDELNIKNREIMQIKSRNSFKFAPNFTGLVLARKANSGKEVSKGTSLLTLVNCESLRVEALFEPRKVRHLNPGDSLSVFDKINNKKYNGVLLSKQWESIDLSELKFSSVIFPTSKSERVRLHIAVPKHEIGSNCPYGQPVRVEV